TCTCGAACGGAAAGCCGGCCCGCCGGAGCGGTTCGATCTCTGGGTCATGTCGCGCTATCACTCGCTGGTGAAAGATGTCACCGACTGTTTCGACCGTTATGAAATCACCCGGCCGGTCCGCGCCATGCAGAACTTCGTCATCGACGATCTCTCCAACTGGTATGTGCGGCTCAACCGCCGTCGCTACTGGGCCAAAGCAGATGATCCTTCCAAGATGCGCGCCTATCTGACCCTCTACCGTATCCTCGAGGGGGTCTGCCGCCTGAGCGCGCCGGTGTCGCCGTTTATCTCGGAGCTGCTCTGGAAAGAACTGACTGGCGAAACACGCCAGCGCCACAACCTGCCGCTTTCGGTTCACATGATGCCATTCCCCGAAGTCGATTCGGCCCTGGTGAACGCCGAACTTGAGGACTCCATGGAGTTGGTGCGGACAGTCGTGTCGCTGGGGCGGGCGGCCCGGTCGCGCAAGAACCTCAAAGTGCGCCAGCCACTGGCGCGCCTTCTGGTCAATATCGCCGGAGCAAATCAGTTTGAAAAATTGACCGAAGATATCGATATTATCCGGGACGAGTTGAATATAAAGGAAGTGATTGCTGCGGTCGATTTAGACCAGTACATCACCTACGCCGCCAAGCTCAATTTCAAGAGTGCCGGTCCCAAGCTGGGCGGCCATGTCAAAGCGGCGCAGGCGCATGTTGGCAAAATGGACTCTGTTGCGGTCAAGCAGTTCAGCCAGAGCGGCGAACTGTCGTTCGATGACAACGGCACCAAAGTCACCCTGATCGCCGATCTGGTCGAGGTGCAGAGAATCGAGCGGGATGGCTTCGCGGTCGAATCCGATGGTCCGGTGACGGTCGCCCTGTCGGTCAAGTTGACCCCGGAGTTGATCGACGAAGGGTTCGCTCGTGAAATGGTGAACAAAATCCAGAACATGCGCAAAAGTTCCGGGTTTGAAGTCACCGATCATATTATGGTAAGGATCGGCTGCGCCGGGAGATTGAAAGCGGCGACCAGCAAACACGAAGAGTTCATCCGCCGGGAAACTCTGGCCCGACGAATCGAGTTTATAGAGGCAGGTGCCGTTGATGGCGCTACGGAGTGGAATATCAACGGGGAAAAGGCCGCTATCGCGGTGGCCAAACTGTAGCATGCGGAGCACACGATGAAAAAGGCCGATTTGAAAAAGTACGAGACACTCCTTCTGGCCAAGAAGAAGGAGCTGCTCGATGAAATGGGTGTCATCGGCACCACCATGAAAGAGTCCTCCGGCGACCTGTCGTCTTACTCATATCACATGGCCGACCAGGGGACCGACACCATGGAGCGCGAAATGCAGTTTATGTTCGCTTCCAAATCCGGGCGGCTGGTGTACCATATTGATGAAGCACTGCGCCGTATCCAGGATGGTTCCTATGGCACCTGCCAGACCTGTAGCAAGCCGATAAGCCAGGCCCGTCTGGAAGCCGTGCCACACGCGCGCTTGTGCATCGACTGCAAGTCCAAGGAAGAGGAGAAGAAATCTGGCCGCTGACTCGCGCAATCTCCGCTGGCCGGCCGTCATTGTCTTTCTCGTCGTTCTTCTGGACCAGCTCACAAAACTCTGGGCGGTCTCCGCACTCACCGGCCAACCCTCGCAGCCCTTCCTCGGGCGCTTTTTCATGTTTACGCTCATCTACAACGAGGGGGGCGCCATGGGAACCAGCTTCGGGTCCTCGACTTTCTATCTCATCGTCTCGCTCGTGGTCACGCCGATTCTCACCTACTTCATATACACGCATCGCGAACAGCCGATTCTCGCCTTGCCAATGTCCTTTATCGTTGGGGGTGCGATCGGCAACATCATTGACCGAATCCGGTTCGGCCAAGTTGTCGATTTCATCGATATCGACATTCCGGATATCAACCTCCTCTGGATACAGATCGATCGATGGTGGACATTCAACATCGCTGATGCCTCGATAAGCTGTTCGCTCGCGTTTCTGATAGTCTATCTGACTTTCTTCAAACACAAACATTCCGCGCCGCTATCCACCGACACACCGCAGTCCCGACCCGTCGACACGCACTGACGCCCACGCACCGCGCTACTATTGTCATTCCCGCGAAACTTGTCCCGGACTTGATCCGGGAGCGGAAATCGAGTTCTTTGTAGGTCAAAACCCCCACGTTGCAAATCTGTCGGACGGGGTTTTAACAATTGATGCCTTCTACGTCAAGACCCCTCGCAACCTTGAGCCTCAAGAGGGGTCTTGACCTACACATACTTAGAGAACAATATGTTCAGAAGCTATCGTTGTTCGTACGGGAACTGGTTCAGGCAGACATCGTTCACCGTTGACTGAGCGCCGGGAGGTCGATGTCATCGACCCCCCGGTTGTCAGTGCTTTTCGCTAGGATCAAGCGAGGTCGAAGCGATCGAGATTCATGACCTTGGCCCACGCAGCCACGAAGTCCCGTACGAACGCCTGTTGCGAGTCATCACACGCGTAAACCTCTGCAATGGCTCGGAGCTGAGAGTTCGATCCAAAGATGAGATCGACACGGGTGCCCGTCCACTTCAGTTTGGCCGTCGAGCGATCGTATCCCTCGAACACTTCTTCGGCCTTCGATGTCGGCTTCCATATCGTGCTCATGTCGAGCAGGTTCACGAAGAAGTCAGTGGTGAGCGTCTCTGACCGCTTGGTGAAGACGCCGTGTGG
This sequence is a window from Candidatus Zixiibacteriota bacterium. Protein-coding genes within it:
- the lspA gene encoding signal peptidase II encodes the protein MAADSRNLRWPAVIVFLVVLLDQLTKLWAVSALTGQPSQPFLGRFFMFTLIYNEGGAMGTSFGSSTFYLIVSLVVTPILTYFIYTHREQPILALPMSFIVGGAIGNIIDRIRFGQVVDFIDIDIPDINLLWIQIDRWWTFNIADASISCSLAFLIVYLTFFKHKHSAPLSTDTPQSRPVDTH
- a CDS encoding TraR/DksA C4-type zinc finger protein translates to MKKADLKKYETLLLAKKKELLDEMGVIGTTMKESSGDLSSYSYHMADQGTDTMEREMQFMFASKSGRLVYHIDEALRRIQDGSYGTCQTCSKPISQARLEAVPHARLCIDCKSKEEEKKSGR